In a genomic window of Streptomyces katrae:
- a CDS encoding DUF4097 family beta strand repeat-containing protein — MQKFAATAPVSAVLDIPAGLVQLIAADRSDATVEVRPANPAKSRDVKAAEQITVDFREGVLRVAAAPAKNRLLGHSGAVEVTVQLPAGSRVEAKAAAADLRGVGRLGAVVFEGAQAQVKLDEAASARVTVQAGDVVLGRLNGPAEISTQKGDITVAEAAKGAVTLTTQHGDITIGAARGVSATLDAGTGYGRIHNALNNTDGSAAALTLRATTTYGDITARSN, encoded by the coding sequence ATGCAGAAGTTCGCCGCCACCGCCCCCGTCTCGGCCGTCCTCGACATCCCGGCCGGACTCGTCCAGCTCATCGCCGCGGACCGCTCCGACGCCACCGTCGAGGTCCGCCCGGCCAACCCCGCCAAGAGCCGCGACGTGAAAGCGGCCGAGCAGATCACGGTCGACTTCCGCGAGGGCGTGCTGCGGGTCGCGGCCGCCCCCGCGAAGAACCGGCTCCTCGGCCACTCCGGCGCCGTCGAGGTGACCGTCCAGCTGCCCGCCGGCTCCCGCGTCGAGGCGAAGGCGGCCGCGGCCGACCTCCGGGGCGTCGGACGGCTCGGGGCCGTCGTCTTCGAGGGCGCGCAGGCCCAGGTCAAGCTGGACGAGGCCGCCTCCGCGCGGGTGACCGTCCAGGCCGGTGACGTCGTACTGGGCCGTCTGAACGGGCCCGCGGAGATCAGCACCCAGAAGGGCGACATCACCGTCGCCGAGGCCGCCAAGGGAGCCGTCACCCTCACCACCCAGCACGGCGACATCACCATCGGCGCCGCCCGCGGGGTCTCCGCCACCCTCGACGCCGGCACCGGCTACGGCCGCATCCACAACGCCCTCAACAACACCGACGGCTCCGCGGCCGCCCTCACCCTCCGCGCCACCACCACCTACGGCGACATCACCGCCCGCAGCAACTGA
- a CDS encoding VOC family protein, whose amino-acid sequence MAEFPEGTPCWVDAMFTDVEAAKEFYADVLGWTFGEASSEYGNYTQAYSGGKAVAAVVPPMPGADAPSQWCLYFASDDAAATAEKIKAAGGTLMMEPMQVGTFGTMAIAKEPSGAVFGVWQPGEHKGFEKQGEAGSYAWAEVYTREPGKADPFLERVFPYESQQMDTGGAEGDDAAAAGMDFKIFSVGGADHPVLGRMKMGDEFPPQVPSYVQVYFGVPNCDVAVEKAKARGGRVYFGPMDSPFGRFAALGDPQGAVFAVIDMDTRVGEMPKFA is encoded by the coding sequence ATGGCCGAGTTCCCGGAAGGCACCCCCTGCTGGGTGGACGCGATGTTCACCGACGTGGAGGCCGCCAAGGAGTTCTACGCCGACGTACTGGGCTGGACCTTCGGTGAGGCCAGCAGCGAGTACGGCAACTACACGCAGGCCTACTCCGGCGGCAAGGCGGTTGCGGCCGTCGTCCCGCCGATGCCGGGCGCCGACGCGCCCTCGCAGTGGTGCCTGTACTTCGCCTCGGACGACGCGGCCGCCACCGCCGAGAAGATCAAGGCCGCGGGCGGCACGCTGATGATGGAGCCGATGCAGGTCGGCACGTTCGGCACGATGGCGATCGCCAAGGAGCCCAGCGGCGCGGTGTTCGGCGTCTGGCAGCCGGGCGAGCACAAGGGCTTCGAGAAGCAGGGCGAGGCGGGCTCGTACGCCTGGGCCGAGGTCTACACCCGCGAGCCCGGCAAGGCCGACCCGTTCCTGGAGCGGGTCTTCCCGTACGAGTCCCAGCAGATGGACACCGGCGGGGCCGAGGGCGACGACGCGGCGGCGGCCGGGATGGACTTCAAGATCTTCAGCGTGGGCGGCGCCGACCACCCGGTGCTGGGCCGGATGAAGATGGGCGACGAGTTCCCGCCGCAGGTCCCGTCCTACGTCCAGGTCTACTTCGGCGTCCCGAACTGCGACGTGGCGGTGGAGAAGGCGAAGGCGCGGGGCGGGCGGGTGTACTTCGGCCCGATGGACAGCCCCTTCGGCCGCTTCGCCGCGCTGGGCGACCCGCAGGGCGCGGTGTTCGCCGTGATCGACATGGACACGCGGGTCGGGGAGATGCCGAAGTTCGCCTAG
- a CDS encoding HEAT repeat domain-containing protein: MTHDGREAMRGAVASALAEGWPGDPSAREELVRLTGDPLARQEAVAALVKGWAGDLQGREAVLRLVGDRDANVRRYTATALGGGWAGDLTARDAVLGLAGDLVPSVRGSVASAAAEGWPGDPSAGEVVRGLAGDRIRDVRQGVARALSTGWAGEPAAREALLRLARDPDATVRGAAAAALGEGWPGDPAARAALGRLVADVAPAVRRAAWEGSEKWAEATAGGGPGGS, from the coding sequence ATGACGCACGACGGGAGGGAGGCGATGCGCGGGGCCGTGGCGTCCGCGCTTGCCGAGGGCTGGCCGGGTGACCCTTCGGCTCGTGAGGAGCTGGTGCGGTTGACCGGCGATCCCCTCGCGCGGCAGGAGGCCGTCGCGGCGCTCGTGAAGGGATGGGCGGGTGACCTCCAGGGGCGTGAAGCGGTCCTGAGGCTGGTCGGTGACCGGGACGCGAACGTTCGGCGGTACACGGCCACAGCTCTCGGCGGCGGCTGGGCCGGCGACTTGACGGCCCGTGATGCCGTTCTGGGGCTGGCCGGTGACCTGGTTCCCTCCGTTCGCGGGTCCGTGGCCTCTGCGGCGGCCGAGGGCTGGCCCGGTGATCCGTCGGCCGGTGAGGTCGTCCGGGGGCTGGCCGGGGACCGGATCCGGGACGTACGGCAGGGCGTGGCCCGTGCGCTCTCGACAGGGTGGGCCGGCGAACCGGCGGCCCGGGAAGCCCTCCTGCGGCTCGCCCGAGATCCGGACGCCACGGTCCGCGGGGCGGCGGCCGCCGCGCTCGGGGAGGGCTGGCCGGGGGATCCGGCGGCCCGGGCGGCGTTGGGGCGGCTGGTTGCCGATGTGGCTCCGGCGGTGCGGCGGGCCGCCTGGGAAGGGTCGGAGAAGTGGGCGGAGGCCACCGCAGGGGGCGGACCCGGGGGTTCGTAG
- a CDS encoding DUF6882 domain-containing protein: protein MTNRFSDAFLLEAERHAAWGAEQLQVLTSFLPEGPWTAELSSCTYQQGGLELRVAVLGTYDMDERSWMWGWANPGWQGAEVVALTEAVGRYGRARGIPELADGLVDLAGFDDPHRAAEMLAFTGMGVAGAPGYLGQMAGPATRVYFLPDDPRVPRAGLEPVTLPRVLLTGAGLIGHSAPQVVRGFFEHHRVPHRVEADRIVAELPDGNTAEVGFDGLGRISGVGVDRIGR, encoded by the coding sequence ATGACGAATCGTTTCAGTGATGCCTTCCTGCTCGAGGCCGAGCGGCATGCCGCCTGGGGTGCGGAACAGCTCCAGGTGCTCACCTCCTTCCTCCCCGAGGGCCCGTGGACGGCCGAATTGTCCTCCTGCACCTACCAGCAGGGCGGGCTGGAGCTGCGGGTCGCCGTGCTCGGGACGTACGACATGGACGAGCGGTCCTGGATGTGGGGCTGGGCCAACCCGGGCTGGCAGGGCGCCGAGGTGGTCGCTCTGACGGAGGCCGTCGGGCGCTACGGGCGGGCGCGCGGGATACCCGAGCTGGCCGACGGGCTCGTCGACCTGGCCGGGTTCGACGACCCGCACCGGGCGGCCGAGATGCTCGCCTTCACCGGCATGGGCGTGGCCGGGGCCCCCGGCTACCTGGGGCAGATGGCCGGCCCGGCCACGAGGGTCTACTTCCTGCCCGACGACCCGCGGGTCCCGCGGGCCGGTCTGGAGCCGGTGACCCTGCCGCGGGTCCTGCTCACCGGCGCGGGGCTGATCGGCCACTCGGCCCCGCAGGTCGTCCGGGGGTTCTTCGAGCACCACCGGGTGCCGCACCGGGTGGAGGCCGACCGGATCGTGGCCGAGCTGCCGGACGGGAACACGGCCGAGGTGGGGTTCGACGGCCTCGGGCGGATCTCCGGCGTGGGGGTCGACCGGATCGGCCGGTGA
- a CDS encoding MarR family winged helix-turn-helix transcriptional regulator, whose protein sequence is MEGSPPRPEASVPAAISAMDDLMATSMVAQQEFARNLGLSPTDLVCFAYVLEAGDTPVTAGDLAARAHVTTGAVTGIVNRLERGGYVTRQPDPTDGRRVRVVAVPEAAQRVRDVYEPYYALLAQLFATYSPEEVAVLHDWLTRAGTLAATYLAESCGP, encoded by the coding sequence ATGGAGGGCAGCCCGCCCCGCCCCGAGGCGTCGGTTCCGGCCGCGATCAGCGCGATGGACGACCTGATGGCGACGAGCATGGTGGCCCAGCAGGAGTTCGCCCGGAACCTGGGCCTCAGCCCGACGGACCTCGTCTGCTTCGCGTACGTCCTCGAGGCCGGGGACACCCCCGTCACCGCCGGCGACCTCGCCGCCCGCGCCCACGTCACCACCGGCGCCGTCACCGGCATCGTCAACCGGCTGGAGCGCGGCGGGTACGTGACCCGGCAGCCCGACCCCACCGACGGCCGCCGCGTGCGCGTGGTCGCCGTACCCGAGGCCGCGCAGCGCGTCCGCGACGTGTACGAGCCGTACTACGCGCTCCTCGCGCAGCTGTTCGCGACGTACAGCCCGGAGGAAGTGGCGGTACTGCACGACTGGCTCACCCGCGCGGGCACCCTGGCCGCGACGTACCTCGCGGAGTCCTGCGGGCCCTGA
- a CDS encoding HEAT repeat domain-containing protein, with protein sequence MRDGDVRGGAGRERWQAYGDYLRGQAAQAGMGSRDMAAALGKAEGGTMASSKSHIDRIYGAQARPKPPVEFTVAFLRITSIRAGLSQQEFGRRCEEAKALLRAAIATPPPVLVVAPDGGSPAELRLERDLARVERDLERALRAEERLRYSLRDAEILLSTLFQIADALREIIVGNGVRELRALRSADAEGLARVRAETREALAHRSTGQREADRVSARMRVLEGLWDRARTEIQRLSAHPDAAHLAVTRSGPGGAVQPLAPGELFTRPALDDIAAALAKAHQVNERGEQTLQDIDRAFAESGGFLEPDDELAVLVAQTRFPDPELRYPPIARIASGWRHSDAAREAVLRLTYDPDAGVRASFANGLGDGWPGDPGVYEMHRELLGDSSVMVRLTTAKSLARTWPDDLLAFEELRSLLDDRRPHFRESAVAALAEFWPGHPEVRAALLRFVDEPGGQDEEAAKLRAYAVTALAQGWPDDPRIQECVLRSAEDPDFRVRSAVAGAVCTIWPGTPSGRDVEVRLAADQRDGVRESVVHALAEGWPGDLTARGIVMDLTGPPDGPLQFRPSAPWRTAGPVTGRCAMPFC encoded by the coding sequence GTGCGGGATGGAGACGTGCGGGGCGGGGCCGGCCGGGAGCGGTGGCAGGCGTACGGGGACTACCTGCGGGGGCAGGCCGCGCAGGCGGGGATGGGCTCGCGCGACATGGCGGCGGCCCTCGGGAAGGCGGAGGGCGGCACGATGGCCTCCTCCAAGTCGCACATCGACCGGATCTACGGCGCGCAGGCCAGGCCGAAGCCGCCGGTGGAGTTCACCGTGGCCTTCCTGCGGATCACCAGCATCCGGGCCGGGCTCTCGCAGCAGGAGTTCGGGCGGCGGTGCGAGGAGGCCAAGGCCCTGCTCCGGGCGGCCATCGCGACACCGCCCCCCGTCCTCGTCGTCGCTCCGGACGGGGGGAGCCCCGCAGAGCTGCGGCTGGAACGGGACCTCGCGCGGGTGGAGCGGGACCTGGAGCGCGCCCTGAGGGCCGAGGAGCGGCTCAGGTACTCCCTCCGTGACGCGGAGATCCTCCTCTCGACGCTGTTCCAGATCGCCGATGCCCTGCGGGAGATCATCGTCGGGAACGGCGTCCGCGAGCTGCGGGCCCTGCGGAGCGCCGACGCGGAGGGCCTGGCCCGGGTACGGGCGGAGACCCGCGAAGCCCTGGCCCACCGGTCCACCGGCCAGCGGGAGGCCGACCGGGTCTCGGCGCGGATGCGGGTCCTGGAGGGCCTCTGGGACCGGGCCCGCACCGAGATCCAGCGCCTGTCCGCCCATCCCGACGCCGCACACCTGGCCGTCACCCGGTCCGGGCCCGGCGGGGCGGTCCAGCCGCTGGCCCCAGGCGAGTTGTTCACCCGGCCCGCCCTGGACGACATCGCGGCCGCGCTGGCGAAGGCACACCAGGTGAACGAGCGCGGGGAGCAGACCCTTCAGGACATCGACCGCGCCTTCGCCGAGAGCGGGGGCTTCCTGGAGCCGGACGACGAACTTGCGGTACTGGTCGCGCAGACGCGTTTCCCTGATCCGGAGTTGCGTTATCCACCCATTGCACGGATCGCTTCCGGCTGGCGTCACTCCGATGCGGCCCGGGAGGCGGTCCTCCGGCTGACCTACGATCCCGACGCGGGGGTTCGGGCCTCTTTCGCCAACGGTCTCGGTGACGGCTGGCCGGGTGATCCGGGGGTCTACGAGATGCACCGCGAACTCCTCGGTGATTCATCCGTGATGGTCCGCCTGACCACGGCGAAATCGCTCGCCCGGACGTGGCCCGACGACCTGCTCGCCTTCGAGGAACTCCGGTCTCTCCTCGACGACAGACGCCCGCATTTCCGTGAGAGTGCGGTTGCCGCGCTCGCGGAGTTCTGGCCGGGACACCCCGAAGTCCGTGCCGCCCTGCTGCGGTTCGTCGATGAACCGGGAGGTCAGGACGAGGAGGCCGCCAAGTTGCGCGCGTACGCGGTGACGGCGCTGGCGCAGGGCTGGCCGGATGACCCGCGGATCCAGGAGTGCGTGCTGAGGTCGGCCGAGGACCCGGATTTCCGCGTTCGAAGTGCGGTTGCCGGAGCGGTCTGCACCATCTGGCCCGGCACCCCCTCCGGACGGGACGTGGAGGTCCGGCTCGCAGCCGATCAGAGAGACGGCGTGCGTGAGTCCGTGGTCCACGCGCTCGCGGAGGGCTGGCCCGGAGACCTGACGGCGCGGGGGATCGTCATGGATCTGACCGGGCCTCCGGACGGGCCGCTGCAATTCAGGCCGTCCGCGCCCTGGCGCACGGCTGGCCCGGTGACGGGACGGTGCGCGATGCCCTTCTGCTGA
- a CDS encoding HGxxPAAW family protein — MSAHGYDEGHTVAGWAGTAVACAGAAVIGLGVCGWTPGIWIGLAVTAAAAVLTWVLHLAGWGKGPGPRPKEHWPLGARDHTAREGHAACLGCRMAGRRPVAAGALTR; from the coding sequence ATGAGCGCACACGGATACGACGAGGGCCACACGGTCGCCGGCTGGGCGGGAACCGCCGTCGCCTGCGCCGGGGCCGCGGTGATCGGCCTGGGGGTCTGCGGTTGGACGCCCGGCATATGGATCGGGCTCGCCGTGACGGCGGCGGCCGCCGTGCTCACCTGGGTGCTGCACCTGGCGGGCTGGGGCAAGGGGCCCGGCCCGCGCCCGAAGGAGCACTGGCCCCTGGGTGCCCGCGACCACACCGCGCGCGAGGGGCACGCCGCATGCCTCGGGTGCCGGATGGCCGGCCGGCGGCCCGTCGCCGCCGGGGCCCTCACTCGATGA